TAGGCCCGATGCAAACAACGTGGCCGCAGCGGCCAATATAACACTCTTATTTTTCATAGGTCTCTCCTCCAAAATGTAGTCGTTATTTAAAAATCTGTGTGTCAGCCGCGCCAACATGCCCTGTAAAGCCGCCATATAACCGAGTGATTTTGTCGAAGCGATCTTCGACGTTGGGGCCCAAAGCCCTGAAAACACTGTTTATTAGGAGATTGCTGAAGCAAGACATCTGCGCCGTTGAATCCCAGAACTGATTGAACAGAGTGGGGATGGCGAACACTTCATCCGCCAGTTCCTGCCCCCAATCGCAGAAGCTGTCAGTTACAAGCGTCACGGCAATATCGGCGTCATTCGCCTGGGCAGCAAGGCCCTTGGCAAGTCTGGAATACCGCCGCGCCTCAAACATCACGACGCAACATTCTTCGTCGGTGAGCAGAGCCTCCGCGAAATTGCCGCCTGTTAGATCAAGCAGCGAAACGCCATCACGCAGGTATTGTAATTGGTTTGCGAAATATTGAGCCTGTCCCCGCTCGGTCTGAAATCCGACAACCATGACTCTTTTGCAGGTTGAAAGGCGTTCAACAGCACGTTCCCACGCGACGGAGCCACACATCTCATAGATTTTGATGACCGCTGCAATCTCCATCTCCATACCAGCGGCCAGATCTGATCTGTCCTCATTGCTGCTGGTGTGCAGATCTTCAAGACGCTTCCCCAATAGCCAAGGGTGCTCAATCTCGTTGCCGCGCAGGTGCTCTTTCAAATCCTTAAAGCTTTTAAAGCCGATGGACCTGCAAAAGCGACCAACTGTAGCCTCACTCAACCTTGCCTTAGCCGCGATGCTTGCAGCCGTCTCAAACGGCAATTCAGCAAACGCCTCGTTCATATAAGACGCAAGCACCTTCTCAGCTTTAGAGCCGGATACCATTACAGTCTGAAGGCGTTCTTGAAGCGAAGATAACAACAGATTCACTCAATATATAATCATTCCAAAATCAATATGAAATATATCTGTCATTATGTCAAATTTGAAATTTTCTTATCATTTCGACTAATCAGAAAGCTGCCGTTGTGGGTTCCGCGCGCAAAATTCACACGGTTGAGTGAAGCGGATTTCGCTTGATGAAGCTGAAGTTCTACTCCAAAAAGCCCTTCCCGATAAACGCCGGTAGTAGCTCAACGTCTCTCCTTACACTGTCTCAGGTTTCCAATCTGGCTGTGTCTCAAAGATCGCGGCTGTCTCTGGTAAGGCGTCCCAGTGTTGTTTGTCTCGGTTGAAGATCACCACTTGAACCGCCAGCGCCTCTGCGGTGTCCATGGAGCCGAGGGGAAGGGTCATGTGGTCTGGTGCGTTTGTATTGCGGCCAAACATCGGGCTTCCGCATTTGGGGCAGAAAGCTTTGGTGACCTGTGAGTTTTTGCTGGAAGCGTAGATGTGCTCTCCCAGCTCGCCTTGCATCTCCACCTGATCTGCGCGGAACATAGCCCCCACTGTATGCCCTGTTCCGCTGGTGCGGCGGCACTCCTCACAATGGCACTGCGCAACCACAAGCGGCTCGCCCTCTACTTTGTAGGTGACAGCCCCACACAAACAACGTCCTGTCGATTTCATCTCTGCTCCTATGAGTTGTTATTTATTTCTGAAGTCCGGATTGTTGCCCCATGCCAAGATCCACCTTGATATGAGCGTCCCAGACTGAAAAAACCGACGCATGCAAGAATACTCAAGGAAATAATCGAAAGATGGAACCAACAGGTATCCGAGGTAATCTCCAATTCACTCGCTGACTTAAATAAAAGAATTCCCCATAAAATGCTTATGTACAGACTAATAATTTGATTGATCTTGGAAACAGACAATGGAGACGGCCCTGTAAAAAGATGTTTTGCAACATCAGTAAATCCACACGGCTTTCTTCGTGTCAAAACGACCTTATACAAAGGACCAGAAATCTGATCTTCTAACATATCTACGTGCTTTTCCCAGTTTTCTTGCCAGTGCTTACTTCCGCGATTTACACACATCCACGCAACGGAAAACACCAAGCCAACACAAGAAAGTACAATTGAAAGATCTTCTTTTGTACTCGCAGTTGACACCTGAACGGCTAGATATCCGGCTAATGTGGCACCTATGAATGTCCAGAAATAAGTAGCGCGCTTCCAATATAACTCTATTTCAAACTTGCGCGTATCAAGAGCACGATTTAGAGCTACCTTCCTAATATCTTTGTCTGAATAGAATTCTTTCACATATTGTTCTTGCGAAAATTTTGTTTCAGGCATTCCAATAATCCTTTCGAATGCAGCTCGTTACTCCACCGCCTCGCCAATCACCTCACATGCCATGTTGGCGATGAGGGGGACGGCCATGCGCATCATGTTCGCTGCGTCCGGGTTGGAGGCGTTGCCAGCCTCTGCCCGCGCGATGACGCCTTGCAAAATTGCGGCAAGTCGGAACATGGAAAACGCCAGATAGAATTCCCAGTTGTCTATCTCACCCAAGCCACGGCGCTTGCAATATTGCTCAACGTACTCTTCTTCCAACGGTATTCCCAGTGCAACACGGTCCAGCCCCGCCAAACCGCGTAGACCTTTAAACGACGGCAAGCGCCATTGCATACATTGGTAAGCCACATCTGCCAGCGGATGACCAAGGGTGGAGAGCTCCCAATCCAGAACCGCCAGAATGCGCGGCTCTGTTGGGTGGAAAACCAGATTATCGAGGCGAAAATCGCCATGCACGAGGGAGGATGCACCATCATCATCCACCATATTGGCTTCCAGCCAGTCCATCAGCTTGTTCATCGCCGGAATACTGGTGGTTTCGGAGGCTTTATACTGGCTGATCCAGCGCCCTGTTTGCCGCGCGAAATAGTTGCCCGGCTTGCCATAATCAAACAACCCAACCGCATTGGGCGAAACATCATGCAAGGCTGCCAGTACGCGGTTCATTTCCGCGTAAATTGCCATGCGTTCCTCATTGGAACACTCCGGCAAAGCAGGATCCCAGAAGATCCGGCCCTCGATATACTCCATTATGAAGAACATAGTGCCGATGGGCGAGTCATCGCCAGACAGGTGGTAGACCTCTGGCACAGGTACATCCGTTTTTGCCAAGGCCCCCATGGCGCGGAATTCCCGGTCCACCATATGGGCGGATTTCAGCAACTGGCCCGGTGGTTTAGCCCGCATCACATAGGTTTTGTCGGCTGTCCTGAGCTTATAGGTTGGGTTGGATTGCCCACCTGAAAACTTCTCAATTTCCAGCAGTTCGCCAAACTCCGGCATGTTTTGCTGCAAATAGGCTTGTAACGCTGGAATATCCAGATTGTGCAAAGCTTTGGGCATGGGCTCCCTCCTTTAAATCGTATGCATCAGCTGACCGCACATTTGTCCCTTTGCACGGTCAGGCAGAGTAGCTCGCGTTGCATTATGCGTTGGCCATTGCCTTCACCAGCTTGGCAACGCCTTCCATGGCGCTGTTCACCGGTTGTGCGCCAGACATATCGGAGATATTCGCCCAGTTTGCGGCAATAGCTTCTGCTGTGCGCTCGCCCTCTGGCAAATGAATGCCAGTGGTTTCAACCATTTCCGCCATGGTGAAGGTACCAGCCGCCGCAACAAGAACCTTGCGATTTGGCGCGGGTTTGGAACAGAGGAACACCACAGCCGGGGTGATATTTTCCGGCGCAAGCACCTTCAATGTACCCGCATCCATAATGGTTTCCGTCATGCGCGTTCCAGCAGAAGGCGCGATGCAGTTGATGTGGATGTTGTTTTTCATGCCCTCAAGGCCGAGCGTGTTCATCATGCCCCACAAGCCCGCTTTGGCCGCACCGTAATTGGCTTGCCCAAAGTTGCCGTAGATGCCGGAGGGAGATGTGGTCATGACAATGCGGCCATAACCTTGCTCTTTCATCACGTTCCACACCGCCTTGGTGCAAATGGCGGCGCCGGTCAGGTGAACGTTGACCACCTTGTTCCAGTTGTCCATTTCCATCTTGGCGAATGATTTATCACGCAGGATACCGGCATTGTTGATGAGAATATCGACACGACCATAAGCGGTTAACGTCTCACTCACCATGGCATTGACGCCGAGCTCGTCCGTTACATCGGCTGCATTGGCCATGGCTTTGCCGCCAGCAGCTTCAATCTCTGCCACCACAGCTTCGGCCGCCGTGGCGGAAGAACCGGAGCCATCAACTGCGCCGCCAAGGTCATTGACCACTACAGCAACGCCGCGTTTGGCCAGCTCCAGCGCATAAAGGCGGCCAAGCCCGCCGCCTGCTCCGGTGATGATGGCAACTTGCCCGGTAAAATCCATCGCTGCGTGCGTCATGCGGAAACCTCCTCAAAATACGTCATAGTGAGCCACTTTGCGACCATGGCCGGGCTCTCAACACCTTCAATCTCAATAGATAAACCAAACTCCTGCAGGATTTGCCCCTGCCCCTTTCGGGTAAGCTTATCAAGGGTGAAGCGGCCTCTGATGCGCTTGCCACTGGCAACCGGGTGCAAAAAGCGGATTTTATTGAACCCGTAATTCACGCCCATGCTTTGACTTTTCACGCGCGGCAACACCTCAATGGCAAACTTGCTGGCAAGGGAAAGCGTCAAAAACCCGTGCGCAATGGTGCCGCCAAACGGGGTTTCTGCCTTCGCACGGGCGTCATCCATGTGAATGAATTGCTCATCAAACGTCAGTTTTCCAAAGGCGGTAATCATCTCCTGATCCACCACCACCCAGGAGGATAAGCCAAGCTCATGCCCGACTTTCGCCTCCAGCTCCTCAACCGTCTTATCCATCAGTCGCCTCATTGCCCAAACAGGTTTGTCCCCGTGGCGACATGAATGCCACCATCCAGTGCGATAATATCACCAGTCACATAAGACCCACCCTTACCACAAAGGAACAGGGTTGCTCCCGCAATGTCGTGAGGATATCCGATGCGCCCAAGGGGAACACCCTTGCCCACGCGCTCGGCTTTCTCATCCGTTCCGGTGGCAAATGCCGTCATGTTGGATTGGAACGGTCCGGGTGCGAAGCCATTGAAAGTTATATGCTCTTTCGCCAGCTCCTTCGCCATAATACGGGTCAGGTGATGCACCGCAGCTTTGGAGGCAGAGTAGGAATAAGCCCCGTCGCCGATGGGAGTAGACCCCATAACAGAGCCAAGGTTTATGACCCGTGAAGGGTCCTCCAGACGCCCACTCGCCTTCAGCTCCGGCAACAAAGTTTGCGTTAAATGAAACAAACCTGTGACATTCACATCCATAATCCGCTTCCACGCGAAATGTGGGAATGTTTCCAATGGCTCACCCCAGCTTATGCCCGCGTTGTTGACCAGAATATCAAGCGTGGGAGTGCGCTCGCGCAAGGTTGCAGCCAACGCCAAAACGCCTTCTTCAGAGCCAACATCCCCTTCAAACGCCTCCACAGAACCCGCAGCATCCGGGTTACGAGCCTTTAGCGCGGCGTTGATTTCTTCGGCAGTGTTTTCAACGACTTGCAGCTTGCGGGAGCAGATAAAAACCCGCGCGCCCCCTTCTGCCAAAGCAGTTGCGACCATCCGGCCAATGCCGGTTCCTCCACCTGTTACCAGCGCAGTTTTGCCAGCAACACCAAACAGTTCCTCCAGATATCCCATAGAGACACCCTACCTCCCACTTTATTCTTTGAGCTGCAAACCGCTTTCCATGCCGACCTTAAACCAATGGGCAGGCACACTTTTTTCAGGCGCAGTTGACAACATACTCGCTAGTATGTTTCCGTATATCAACCGTTGTAAAGCAAAATATTACCAGGAATTCTTTTGGCTCTCCTGCTTGTGTGATTGGTCTTCAATAAGAGTTTTGATCACTCATCCTATTGTTTTTTCGTTGGTTTTTCCAATCGAGAAAGAGAGGCACAAGAACTCCGGGGTCTTGGGAGGACCACTCATGAACGACACACTACTAGACCAACGTCCAGTTATGGACCTTGGCATGAGCCCGCGCATAGCTCAGCTGATCGAACAAGTGCGAACCATGATCACTGAGGAAATTGCACCTCTGGACGAAGAGTTTCATGCAGAAATTTCAGTTGGTGACCGCTGGGAGTACACCGCCCGGCAGACTGAAATTCTAGAGAGCTTGAAGGCCAGTGCGCGTGCAAAAGGTCTCTGGAATTTCTGGCTAACTGCCTCAGATCGCGGCTTCGGCCTTACCACCGTTGAGTACGCCTATCTCGCTGAAGAAATGGGTAAATCTCCGCTGGGACCAGAGGTATTCAACTGCAACGCACCTGATACTGGCAACATGGAAGTGTTTGAGCGTTACGGCTCTGAGGAGATGAAGGAAACGTGGCTTAAGCGCTTGCTCAACGGCGAAATTCGCTCAGCATATCTGATGACTGAGCCGGATCATGGTTCATCTGATGCAACAAACATAAGCATGTCTTGTGTGCGTGACGGTGACGATTACGTGCTGAACGGAGAGAAGTGGTGGTCCTCCGGCGCAGGCGATCCGCGCTGCGCTGTTTACATCACCATGGTCGCCACTCCAACCGAAGGCACCAAGCACCAGCAACATTCCATGATTGTGGTTGACGCCAACACACCAGGCATCACCAAACTGCGCCCCATGAGAGTTTTTGGCCACGATCATGCCCCACACGGTCATTTGCATCTGCGGTTTGAGGATGTTCGGGTTCCCGCCAAAAACCTTCTGCTGGAAGAAGGGCGCGGGTTTGAAGTAGCACAAGGTCGCCTTGGACCGGGCCGCATTCACCACTGCATGCGTGCAATTGGTCAAGCAGAACAAGCACTTGAGTTGATGTGCAAACGCGCCATCAGCCGAGAAGCTTTCGGCAAACCGTTGTACAAACTCGGTTCCAACTTCGATATCATCGCCGAATGTCGCATGGAAATTGAACAGGCCCGCCTCCTCTGCCTCAAAGCGGCATGGATGATGGACACTTCCTCTGCCCGTGAAGCTGCGTTCTGGATCAGCCAGATCAAAGTAGTCGCCCCTCGCATGGCGCTAAAGGTGACCGATGAAGCGATGCAAATGTTTGGCGGACAAGGCATTTCTCAGGATACCCCACTAGCAACCAATTGGATGAACCTGCGCACTTTACGGTTTGCGGACGGACCAGATGCCGTGCACCGCAATTTCATCGGACGGTCAGAATTGCGCAAACATACGCAAGAAAAAATCTAAATCGCAAAGGGGAGAGTAAACGCTCTCCCTTTCTTTGCAAATGCACTCCAAGACGGGGAGAACGCAATGACATTGCATGATGATTTTCGCATAGAAACAAGGGGTTGGCTTGAAGAAAACTGCCCTAAAGAAATGCGCAGGACTGTCACGACAGAAGAGGATATCTGTTGGGGCGGACGCAATTGGACCTTTAAATC
This region of Pseudovibrio sp. Tun.PSC04-5.I4 genomic DNA includes:
- a CDS encoding GFA family protein, translated to MKSTGRCLCGAVTYKVEGEPLVVAQCHCEECRRTSGTGHTVGAMFRADQVEMQGELGEHIYASSKNSQVTKAFCPKCGSPMFGRNTNAPDHMTLPLGSMDTAEALAVQVVIFNRDKQHWDALPETAAIFETQPDWKPETV
- a CDS encoding SDR family NAD(P)-dependent oxidoreductase, with translation MTHAAMDFTGQVAIITGAGGGLGRLYALELAKRGVAVVVNDLGGAVDGSGSSATAAEAVVAEIEAAGGKAMANAADVTDELGVNAMVSETLTAYGRVDILINNAGILRDKSFAKMEMDNWNKVVNVHLTGAAICTKAVWNVMKEQGYGRIVMTTSPSGIYGNFGQANYGAAKAGLWGMMNTLGLEGMKNNIHINCIAPSAGTRMTETIMDAGTLKVLAPENITPAVVFLCSKPAPNRKVLVAAAGTFTMAEMVETTGIHLPEGERTAEAIAANWANISDMSGAQPVNSAMEGVAKLVKAMANA
- a CDS encoding MurR/RpiR family transcriptional regulator, with translation MLSSLQERLQTVMVSGSKAEKVLASYMNEAFAELPFETAASIAAKARLSEATVGRFCRSIGFKSFKDLKEHLRGNEIEHPWLLGKRLEDLHTSSNEDRSDLAAGMEMEIAAVIKIYEMCGSVAWERAVERLSTCKRVMVVGFQTERGQAQYFANQLQYLRDGVSLLDLTGGNFAEALLTDEECCVVMFEARRYSRLAKGLAAQANDADIAVTLVTDSFCDWGQELADEVFAIPTLFNQFWDSTAQMSCFSNLLINSVFRALGPNVEDRFDKITRLYGGFTGHVGAADTQIFK
- a CDS encoding SDR family oxidoreductase, translated to MGYLEELFGVAGKTALVTGGGTGIGRMVATALAEGGARVFICSRKLQVVENTAEEINAALKARNPDAAGSVEAFEGDVGSEEGVLALAATLRERTPTLDILVNNAGISWGEPLETFPHFAWKRIMDVNVTGLFHLTQTLLPELKASGRLEDPSRVINLGSVMGSTPIGDGAYSYSASKAAVHHLTRIMAKELAKEHITFNGFAPGPFQSNMTAFATGTDEKAERVGKGVPLGRIGYPHDIAGATLFLCGKGGSYVTGDIIALDGGIHVATGTNLFGQ
- a CDS encoding acyl-CoA dehydrogenase family protein; amino-acid sequence: MNDTLLDQRPVMDLGMSPRIAQLIEQVRTMITEEIAPLDEEFHAEISVGDRWEYTARQTEILESLKASARAKGLWNFWLTASDRGFGLTTVEYAYLAEEMGKSPLGPEVFNCNAPDTGNMEVFERYGSEEMKETWLKRLLNGEIRSAYLMTEPDHGSSDATNISMSCVRDGDDYVLNGEKWWSSGAGDPRCAVYITMVATPTEGTKHQQHSMIVVDANTPGITKLRPMRVFGHDHAPHGHLHLRFEDVRVPAKNLLLEEGRGFEVAQGRLGPGRIHHCMRAIGQAEQALELMCKRAISREAFGKPLYKLGSNFDIIAECRMEIEQARLLCLKAAWMMDTSSAREAAFWISQIKVVAPRMALKVTDEAMQMFGGQGISQDTPLATNWMNLRTLRFADGPDAVHRNFIGRSELRKHTQEKI
- a CDS encoding MaoC family dehydratase, whose amino-acid sequence is MDKTVEELEAKVGHELGLSSWVVVDQEMITAFGKLTFDEQFIHMDDARAKAETPFGGTIAHGFLTLSLASKFAIEVLPRVKSQSMGVNYGFNKIRFLHPVASGKRIRGRFTLDKLTRKGQGQILQEFGLSIEIEGVESPAMVAKWLTMTYFEEVSA
- a CDS encoding phosphotransferase — translated: MPKALHNLDIPALQAYLQQNMPEFGELLEIEKFSGGQSNPTYKLRTADKTYVMRAKPPGQLLKSAHMVDREFRAMGALAKTDVPVPEVYHLSGDDSPIGTMFFIMEYIEGRIFWDPALPECSNEERMAIYAEMNRVLAALHDVSPNAVGLFDYGKPGNYFARQTGRWISQYKASETTSIPAMNKLMDWLEANMVDDDGASSLVHGDFRLDNLVFHPTEPRILAVLDWELSTLGHPLADVAYQCMQWRLPSFKGLRGLAGLDRVALGIPLEEEYVEQYCKRRGLGEIDNWEFYLAFSMFRLAAILQGVIARAEAGNASNPDAANMMRMAVPLIANMACEVIGEAVE